A region of Carettochelys insculpta isolate YL-2023 chromosome 9, ASM3395843v1, whole genome shotgun sequence DNA encodes the following proteins:
- the LOC142017454 gene encoding putative ATP-dependent DNA helicase HFM1: protein MKLPIHYGNTSTFSFQERKHQHPPQELKNKEFSPRSEIISGASQFIGQGDYFICNKERRKEIDVRYLSDDETNDIKPFLGIFDGIF from the exons ATGAAATTACCTATACATTATGGAAATACAAGTACT TTCAGCTTTCAAGAAAGAAAACATCAACATCCCCCACAAGAGTTGAAAAACAAAGAGTTTTCTCCAAGATCAGAAATAATTTCAGGTGCTTCGCAATTTATTGGACAGGGGGATTATTTTATTTGCAacaaagaaaggagaaaagaaattGATGTCag ATATCTTTCAGATGATGAAACCAATGACATTAAGCCTTTTCTTGGAATATTTGATGGCATTTTCTAA